A single Stigmatopora argus isolate UIUO_Sarg chromosome 7, RoL_Sarg_1.0, whole genome shotgun sequence DNA region contains:
- the LOC144077340 gene encoding uncharacterized protein LOC144077340 isoform X3 yields MQMFAGKIATFKSHALVLSFVLGPLWTSCKAQLYEDEAKHSPEGDGGTAFFALRSCHQSLGGQSGDFFSPDYVCANPPLWCNWTIRAQTGKRIHLNLQDLTPDQECHLKRDQVEVNEAAAARRVLRGCWREASYTSRSDTLHVILLIGGRPAQQYRGFYARYRTFGPLVADGMADVRDSGFGPMVLERERHPTATVFTSLDYSDKASDSSLKKSVGVQPPNSQDPTWSETTLSDSPYKSSWTERGTPRMLWDLPEPLHHLTGKRRDVHQADARHLPTEAGGTKMEPTKTPVSSEEQLPGWTLSHPNKMESLSDHHGKHNVWNASQDLHQPGDRLFEVSLEVQMSQDHNRSQDHLDESLMKSIKALVLQHLDGLRIPLNLSFKRIKRLRLGELYIMWLNAGRGGTEVYDAVHRGLRQLLGRTVARGANPRHATVASVSVGDCDGGPSGETKGVYVLFFLLSALLLISMTTACALYRRHRRGAFLIKGSPRGYVDDTYAGAGDPALPPPPPPCRSPLDQWPLHKVERCGNVDLQLLRFGPLTPSDIYTDPQDGGKK; encoded by the exons AAGGCGACGGGGGGACGGCGTTCTTCGCCCTGAGAAGCTGCCACCAAAGTCTGGGTGGTCAAAGCGGCGACTTCTTCTCCCCCGACTATGTTTGCGCCAACCCCCCCTTGTGGTGCAACTGGACCATCCGGGCCCAGACCGGCAAGCGGATCCACCTCAACCTACAGGACCTGACTCCCGACCAGGAATGCCACCTGAAGCGGGACCAGGTGGAGGTGAAcgaggccgccgccgcccgccggGTCCTGCGGGGGTGCTGGCGCGAGGCCTCGTACACGTCCCGGTCCGACACGCTGCACGTGATTCTGCTGATCGGCGGCCGCCCCGCTCAGCAGTACCGAGGATTCTACGCGCGCTACCGTACCTTCGGACCCCTCGTGGCCGACGGGATGGCGGACGTTCGAGACTCGGGGTTCGGACCGATGGTACTGGAGCGAGAGCGCCATCCCACCGCTACGGTGTTTACATCGTTGGATTACTCCGATAAAGCTAGCGATTCGTCTTTGAAGAAAAGTGTTGGCGTTCAG CCTCCCAATTCGCAGGACCCCACGTGGTCTGAGACCACGCTGTCGGACTCCCCATACAAATCCAGCTGGACGGAAAGAGGCACACCCCGAATGCTCTGGGATCTACCCGAGCCCCTTCACCACTTAACTGGCAAGCGCAGGGATGTCCACCAAGCGGATGCCCGACATCTCCCAACTGAAGCAGGAGGAACCAAAATGGAGCCCACCAAAACACCCGTGTCCTCTGAAGAACAGTTGCCTGGGTGGACTCTTTCACATCCTAACAAAATGGAGTCGCTTTCGGACCACCATGGGAAGC ACAACGTCTGGAATGCTTCTCAAGATCTCCATCAGCCTGGTG ATCGGCTTTTCGAAGTGTCCTTGGAGGTTCAGATGAGTCAGGACCACAACAGGAGCCAAGACCATTTGGATGAATCGCTCATGAAGTCAATCAAAGCTCTG GTCCTCCAACATCTTGATGGGCTTCGCATCCCGCTAAACTTGAGCTTCAAAAGAATTAAAAG GCTTCGTTTGGGAGAACTTTACATCATGTGGCTGAACGCGGGTCGCGGGGGCACCGAGGTGTACGACGCCGTGCACCGGGGCCTGCGCCAGCTGCTAGGTCGAACGGTGGCACGCGGCGCCAACCCGCGCCACGCCACGGTCGCATCCGTCTCCGTCGGAG ATTGTGACGGGGGCCCGTCGGGGGAGACCAAGGGAGTCTACGTGCTCTTCTTCCTGCTCAGCGCGCTGCTGTTGATTTCAATGACCACGGCGTGCGCGCTttaccgccgccaccgccgcgggGCCTTCTTGATCAAAGGCTCGCCTCGGGGCTACGTCGACGACACCTACGCCGGAGCCGGCGACCCGGCCCtcccgccgcccccgccgccgtgCAGGAGCCCGCTGGACCAGTGGCCTCTGCACAAGGTT GAGCGATGCGGAAATGTGGATCTTCAGCTTCTCCGCTTCGGCCCGTTGACCCCCTCCGACATCTACACGGACCCGCAAGATGGTGGCAAGAAGTGA
- the LOC144077340 gene encoding uncharacterized protein LOC144077340 isoform X1, producing MQMFAGKIATFKSHALVLSFVLGPLWTSCKAQLYEDEAKHSPEGDGGTAFFALRSCHQSLGGQSGDFFSPDYVCANPPLWCNWTIRAQTGKRIHLNLQDLTPDQECHLKRDQVEVNEAAAARRVLRGCWREASYTSRSDTLHVILLIGGRPAQQYRGFYARYRTFGPLVADGMADVRDSGFGPMVLERERHPTATVFTSLDYSDKASDSSLKKSVGVQPPNSQDPTWSETTLSDSPYKSSWTERGTPRMLWDLPEPLHHLTGKRRDVHQADARHLPTEAGGTKMEPTKTPVSSEEQLPGWTLSHPNKMESLSDHHGKHNVWNASQDLHQPGDRLFEVSLEVQMSQDHNRSQDHLDESLMKSIKALVLQHLDGLRIPLNLSFKRIKRLRLGELYIMWLNAGRGGTEVYDAVHRGLRQLLGRTVARGANPRHATVASVSVGDVNECGTQLALCDANADCLDQFGSYRCRCKDGFRDESHLGPRGTVCVDPKAKDCDGGPSGETKGVYVLFFLLSALLLISMTTACALYRRHRRGAFLIKGSPRGYVDDTYAGAGDPALPPPPPPCRSPLDQWPLHKVERCGNVDLQLLRFGPLTPSDIYTDPQDGGKK from the exons AAGGCGACGGGGGGACGGCGTTCTTCGCCCTGAGAAGCTGCCACCAAAGTCTGGGTGGTCAAAGCGGCGACTTCTTCTCCCCCGACTATGTTTGCGCCAACCCCCCCTTGTGGTGCAACTGGACCATCCGGGCCCAGACCGGCAAGCGGATCCACCTCAACCTACAGGACCTGACTCCCGACCAGGAATGCCACCTGAAGCGGGACCAGGTGGAGGTGAAcgaggccgccgccgcccgccggGTCCTGCGGGGGTGCTGGCGCGAGGCCTCGTACACGTCCCGGTCCGACACGCTGCACGTGATTCTGCTGATCGGCGGCCGCCCCGCTCAGCAGTACCGAGGATTCTACGCGCGCTACCGTACCTTCGGACCCCTCGTGGCCGACGGGATGGCGGACGTTCGAGACTCGGGGTTCGGACCGATGGTACTGGAGCGAGAGCGCCATCCCACCGCTACGGTGTTTACATCGTTGGATTACTCCGATAAAGCTAGCGATTCGTCTTTGAAGAAAAGTGTTGGCGTTCAG CCTCCCAATTCGCAGGACCCCACGTGGTCTGAGACCACGCTGTCGGACTCCCCATACAAATCCAGCTGGACGGAAAGAGGCACACCCCGAATGCTCTGGGATCTACCCGAGCCCCTTCACCACTTAACTGGCAAGCGCAGGGATGTCCACCAAGCGGATGCCCGACATCTCCCAACTGAAGCAGGAGGAACCAAAATGGAGCCCACCAAAACACCCGTGTCCTCTGAAGAACAGTTGCCTGGGTGGACTCTTTCACATCCTAACAAAATGGAGTCGCTTTCGGACCACCATGGGAAGC ACAACGTCTGGAATGCTTCTCAAGATCTCCATCAGCCTGGTG ATCGGCTTTTCGAAGTGTCCTTGGAGGTTCAGATGAGTCAGGACCACAACAGGAGCCAAGACCATTTGGATGAATCGCTCATGAAGTCAATCAAAGCTCTG GTCCTCCAACATCTTGATGGGCTTCGCATCCCGCTAAACTTGAGCTTCAAAAGAATTAAAAG GCTTCGTTTGGGAGAACTTTACATCATGTGGCTGAACGCGGGTCGCGGGGGCACCGAGGTGTACGACGCCGTGCACCGGGGCCTGCGCCAGCTGCTAGGTCGAACGGTGGCACGCGGCGCCAACCCGCGCCACGCCACGGTCGCATCCGTCTCCGTCGGAG ACGTCAACGAATGCGGGACGCAACTGGCTCTGTGCGACGCCAACGCCGACTGCTTGGACCAGTTTGGCTCGTACCGCTGCCGCTGCAAAGACGGCTTCCGGGACGAGTCGCACTTGGGACCGAGGGGGACCGTGTGCGTGGACCCAAAGGCCAAAG ATTGTGACGGGGGCCCGTCGGGGGAGACCAAGGGAGTCTACGTGCTCTTCTTCCTGCTCAGCGCGCTGCTGTTGATTTCAATGACCACGGCGTGCGCGCTttaccgccgccaccgccgcgggGCCTTCTTGATCAAAGGCTCGCCTCGGGGCTACGTCGACGACACCTACGCCGGAGCCGGCGACCCGGCCCtcccgccgcccccgccgccgtgCAGGAGCCCGCTGGACCAGTGGCCTCTGCACAAGGTT GAGCGATGCGGAAATGTGGATCTTCAGCTTCTCCGCTTCGGCCCGTTGACCCCCTCCGACATCTACACGGACCCGCAAGATGGTGGCAAGAAGTGA
- the LOC144077340 gene encoding uncharacterized protein LOC144077340 isoform X2 — MQMFAGKIATFKSHALVLSFVLGPLWTSCKAQLYEDEAKHSPEGDGGTAFFALRSCHQSLGGQSGDFFSPDYVCANPPLWCNWTIRAQTGKRIHLNLQDLTPDQECHLKRDQVEVNEAAAARRVLRGCWREASYTSRSDTLHVILLIGGRPAQQYRGFYARYRTFGPLVADGMADVRDSGFGPMVLERERHPTATVFTSLDYSDKASDSSLKKSVGVQPPNSQDPTWSETTLSDSPYKSSWTERGTPRMLWDLPEPLHHLTGKRRDVHQADARHLPTEAGGTKMEPTKTPVSSEEQLPGWTLSHPNKMESLSDHHGKHNVWNASQDLHQPGDRLFEVSLEVQMSQDHNRSQDHLDESLMKSIKALVLQHLDGLRIPLNLSFKRIKRLRLGELYIMWLNAGRGGTEVYDAVHRGLRQLLGRTVARGANPRHATVASVSVGDVNECGTQLALCDANADCLDQFGSYRCRCKDGFRDESHLGPRGTVCVDPKAKDCDGGPSGETKGVYVLFFLLSALLLISMTTACALYRRHRRGAFLIKGSPRGYVDDTYAGAGDPALPPPPPPCRSPLDQWPLHKERCGNVDLQLLRFGPLTPSDIYTDPQDGGKK; from the exons AAGGCGACGGGGGGACGGCGTTCTTCGCCCTGAGAAGCTGCCACCAAAGTCTGGGTGGTCAAAGCGGCGACTTCTTCTCCCCCGACTATGTTTGCGCCAACCCCCCCTTGTGGTGCAACTGGACCATCCGGGCCCAGACCGGCAAGCGGATCCACCTCAACCTACAGGACCTGACTCCCGACCAGGAATGCCACCTGAAGCGGGACCAGGTGGAGGTGAAcgaggccgccgccgcccgccggGTCCTGCGGGGGTGCTGGCGCGAGGCCTCGTACACGTCCCGGTCCGACACGCTGCACGTGATTCTGCTGATCGGCGGCCGCCCCGCTCAGCAGTACCGAGGATTCTACGCGCGCTACCGTACCTTCGGACCCCTCGTGGCCGACGGGATGGCGGACGTTCGAGACTCGGGGTTCGGACCGATGGTACTGGAGCGAGAGCGCCATCCCACCGCTACGGTGTTTACATCGTTGGATTACTCCGATAAAGCTAGCGATTCGTCTTTGAAGAAAAGTGTTGGCGTTCAG CCTCCCAATTCGCAGGACCCCACGTGGTCTGAGACCACGCTGTCGGACTCCCCATACAAATCCAGCTGGACGGAAAGAGGCACACCCCGAATGCTCTGGGATCTACCCGAGCCCCTTCACCACTTAACTGGCAAGCGCAGGGATGTCCACCAAGCGGATGCCCGACATCTCCCAACTGAAGCAGGAGGAACCAAAATGGAGCCCACCAAAACACCCGTGTCCTCTGAAGAACAGTTGCCTGGGTGGACTCTTTCACATCCTAACAAAATGGAGTCGCTTTCGGACCACCATGGGAAGC ACAACGTCTGGAATGCTTCTCAAGATCTCCATCAGCCTGGTG ATCGGCTTTTCGAAGTGTCCTTGGAGGTTCAGATGAGTCAGGACCACAACAGGAGCCAAGACCATTTGGATGAATCGCTCATGAAGTCAATCAAAGCTCTG GTCCTCCAACATCTTGATGGGCTTCGCATCCCGCTAAACTTGAGCTTCAAAAGAATTAAAAG GCTTCGTTTGGGAGAACTTTACATCATGTGGCTGAACGCGGGTCGCGGGGGCACCGAGGTGTACGACGCCGTGCACCGGGGCCTGCGCCAGCTGCTAGGTCGAACGGTGGCACGCGGCGCCAACCCGCGCCACGCCACGGTCGCATCCGTCTCCGTCGGAG ACGTCAACGAATGCGGGACGCAACTGGCTCTGTGCGACGCCAACGCCGACTGCTTGGACCAGTTTGGCTCGTACCGCTGCCGCTGCAAAGACGGCTTCCGGGACGAGTCGCACTTGGGACCGAGGGGGACCGTGTGCGTGGACCCAAAGGCCAAAG ATTGTGACGGGGGCCCGTCGGGGGAGACCAAGGGAGTCTACGTGCTCTTCTTCCTGCTCAGCGCGCTGCTGTTGATTTCAATGACCACGGCGTGCGCGCTttaccgccgccaccgccgcgggGCCTTCTTGATCAAAGGCTCGCCTCGGGGCTACGTCGACGACACCTACGCCGGAGCCGGCGACCCGGCCCtcccgccgcccccgccgccgtgCAGGAGCCCGCTGGACCAGTGGCCTCTGCACAAG GAGCGATGCGGAAATGTGGATCTTCAGCTTCTCCGCTTCGGCCCGTTGACCCCCTCCGACATCTACACGGACCCGCAAGATGGTGGCAAGAAGTGA